Proteins encoded by one window of Pseudomonas sp. PSKL.D1:
- a CDS encoding NAD(P)H nitroreductase codes for MEALDALLNRVSVPRLTEPAPNDAQREALFQAALRAPDHGQLRPWRFLTIEGQAREKLGELFAEAVQHKGDATPAALDKARAMPLRAPLLIVVIAKLQDHYKVPKVEQRLAAGCAAHGILIAAHAQGIGAVWRTGDMAFDAHVHKGLGMAENEELIGYLYVGTPMAEPRTAPVLETAEFVSAWGE; via the coding sequence ATGGAGGCTCTCGACGCATTGCTCAACCGTGTTTCCGTGCCACGCCTGACCGAGCCTGCACCCAATGACGCTCAGCGCGAAGCGCTGTTCCAGGCGGCGCTGCGCGCGCCAGACCACGGCCAGCTGCGCCCATGGCGTTTTCTGACCATTGAAGGCCAGGCGCGTGAAAAGCTCGGTGAGCTGTTCGCCGAAGCGGTGCAGCACAAAGGCGATGCCACCCCGGCCGCGCTGGACAAGGCCCGCGCCATGCCGCTGCGCGCGCCGTTGCTGATAGTGGTGATAGCCAAGCTGCAGGACCATTACAAGGTGCCGAAGGTGGAGCAGCGCCTGGCGGCAGGCTGTGCGGCACATGGCATTCTGATTGCGGCCCATGCTCAAGGGATTGGCGCGGTGTGGCGTACCGGTGACATGGCGTTTGATGCGCATGTACACAAAGGGCTGGGTATGGCCGAGAACGAAGAGCTGATCGGTTACCTGTATGTGGGCACGCCAATGGCCGAGCCGCGCACGGCGCCGGTGCTGGAAACGGCCGAGTTCGTCAGCGCCTGGGGCGAGTGA
- a CDS encoding TrkH family potassium uptake protein yields MALPTLRIIAFLIGIFLITLAVSMVVPMATLVIFQRTGDMPSFLWSSLITFVAGLAMVLQGRPEHVHLRPRDMYLLTVSSWLVVCIFAALPFLLTQHISYTDAFFESMSGITATGATVLSGLDNMSPGILMWRSMLHWLGGIGFIAMAVAILPLLRIGGMRLFQTESSDRSEKVMPRSHMVAKSIVGVYVGFSVIGALAFWWAGMSPFDAINHAMSAISTGGFSTSDQSLAKWDIPAVHWVAVVVMIMGSLPFTLYVATLRGNRKALIRDQQVQGLLGMLVVTWLVLGTWYWATTDLHWLDALRHVALNVTSVVTTTGFALGDYSLWGNFSLMLFFYLGFVGGCSGSTAGGIKIFRFQVAYILLKASLNQLIHPRAVIKQKYNGHRLDEEIVRSILTFSFFFAITICVMALLLSLLGVDWMTALTGAAGTVSGVGPGLGEVIGPSGNYASLPDAAKWILAAGMLLGRLEIITVLVLLMPAFWRH; encoded by the coding sequence ATGGCGTTGCCGACCTTAAGAATCATTGCATTCCTCATCGGCATCTTCCTGATCACCCTGGCGGTCAGCATGGTCGTGCCCATGGCCACGCTGGTGATCTTCCAGCGCACCGGCGACATGCCCTCGTTCCTGTGGTCCAGCCTGATCACCTTCGTTGCCGGCCTGGCCATGGTCCTGCAAGGCCGCCCCGAGCATGTGCACCTGCGCCCGCGGGACATGTACCTGCTCACCGTCAGCAGCTGGCTGGTGGTGTGCATCTTCGCCGCCCTGCCCTTTTTGCTGACGCAGCACATCAGCTACACCGACGCTTTCTTCGAAAGCATGTCGGGTATTACCGCCACCGGCGCGACCGTGCTGAGCGGGCTGGACAACATGTCGCCGGGCATCCTGATGTGGCGCTCGATGCTGCACTGGCTCGGCGGCATCGGCTTTATCGCCATGGCGGTGGCGATTCTGCCGCTGCTGCGCATCGGTGGCATGCGGCTGTTTCAGACCGAATCTTCCGACCGCTCGGAAAAGGTCATGCCGCGCTCGCACATGGTCGCCAAGTCGATCGTAGGCGTATACGTGGGGTTCTCGGTCATTGGTGCCCTGGCCTTCTGGTGGGCAGGCATGAGCCCGTTCGATGCAATCAACCACGCCATGTCGGCCATTTCCACCGGCGGGTTCTCCACCTCCGACCAGTCGCTGGCCAAGTGGGACATCCCGGCCGTGCACTGGGTGGCTGTGGTGGTGATGATCATGGGCAGCCTGCCATTCACCCTGTACGTGGCCACCCTGCGCGGCAACCGCAAGGCATTGATCCGCGACCAGCAGGTGCAGGGCTTGCTGGGCATGCTGGTAGTAACGTGGCTGGTGCTGGGCACCTGGTACTGGGCCACCACCGACTTGCACTGGCTGGACGCTTTGCGCCACGTGGCGCTGAACGTAACCTCGGTGGTCACCACCACCGGCTTTGCCCTGGGCGACTACAGCCTGTGGGGCAACTTCTCGCTGATGCTGTTCTTCTACCTGGGCTTCGTCGGCGGCTGCTCGGGGTCAACGGCAGGCGGGATCAAGATTTTCCGCTTCCAGGTGGCCTACATCCTGCTCAAGGCCAGCCTCAACCAGTTGATCCACCCACGCGCGGTGATCAAGCAGAAGTACAACGGCCACCGCCTCGACGAAGAGATCGTGCGTTCGATCCTGACGTTTTCGTTCTTCTTCGCCATCACCATTTGCGTCATGGCGCTGCTGCTGTCGTTGCTGGGCGTGGACTGGATGACCGCGCTGACCGGCGCCGCCGGTACGGTGTCAGGTGTGGGGCCTGGGCTGGGTGAGGTGATCGGCCCTTCGGGCAACTACGCGTCGCTGCCGGATGCCGCCAAGTGGATTCTGGCTGCCGGCATGCTGCTCGGCCGCCTGGAGATCATCACTGTGCTGGTGTTGCTGATGCCGGCGTTCTGGCGTCACTGA
- a CDS encoding patatin-like phospholipase family protein, with amino-acid sequence MRRLLLCLLLTLTSFVALAAEPARPKVGLVLSGGAARGLAHIGVLKALEEQGVPIDAIAGTSMGAVVGGLYASGYSVEELEKLATTLDWQQALSDAPPRKDVPFRRKQDDRDFLVKQKLSFRDDGSLGLPLGVIQGQNLALLLESKLAHTADTRDFDKLPIPFRAVATDIASGEKVVFSRGHLPQVIRASMSIPAVFAPVELDGRLLVDGGMVDNIPVDVAREMGVDLAIVVDIGTPLRDRKQLSTVVDVLNQSITLMTRRNSEEQLASLHRDDILIQPQLAAFGVTDFGRAHDMIDAGYRATRLLDTRLAALRQTEGDAELAAARSPRQRTPVITAIRVENDSKVSDDVIRYYIRQPIGEPLELDRLQTDMGTLYGLDYFDRVQYRVVHKGEDNTLVINARGKRGGTDYLRLGLNLSDDLRGDSAFNLGASYRMNGINRLGAEWLTRAQIGDQQELYSEFYQPLDVGSRYFVAPYLDFGSQNIEATLDDDPVAEYRLQRYGLGLNVGRQIGTSGEVRLGVGKAWGEAEVRIGDQDLPKVSFNEGFYELKYSFDTMDNVYFPHNGEDIGLTLRKYDKSLDSDEDYRQWLINLDKAISSGPNTFVLGGRYGRTLDATEVVTSSFVIGGARELSGFRQDSVSGQNVSLMRMVYYRRLTPRAYVPLDFPLYIGGSLERGRAWNNDNEFDSGYINAASIFLGLETPLGPLNLSYGANSAHEQAVYLNLGHTF; translated from the coding sequence ATGCGCCGCTTGCTGTTATGCCTTCTGCTGACGCTCACTTCCTTTGTTGCCCTGGCCGCCGAACCGGCCCGCCCCAAGGTGGGTTTGGTGCTTTCCGGCGGCGCTGCCCGGGGCCTGGCCCACATCGGCGTGCTCAAGGCCCTGGAGGAACAGGGTGTGCCCATCGACGCCATTGCCGGCACCAGCATGGGCGCCGTGGTGGGCGGGCTGTACGCCTCGGGTTACAGCGTGGAAGAGCTTGAGAAGCTCGCCACCACGCTGGACTGGCAGCAAGCACTGTCTGATGCGCCGCCGCGCAAGGACGTGCCGTTTCGCCGCAAGCAGGATGACCGGGACTTCTTGGTCAAACAAAAACTCAGCTTCCGCGACGATGGCAGCCTGGGTCTGCCGCTAGGCGTGATCCAGGGCCAGAACCTGGCGCTGCTGCTGGAAAGCAAACTGGCCCACACTGCCGACACCCGCGACTTCGATAAACTGCCCATTCCCTTTCGCGCCGTGGCCACCGACATCGCCAGCGGTGAAAAGGTGGTGTTCAGCCGCGGCCACCTGCCTCAGGTTATCCGCGCCAGCATGTCGATCCCGGCGGTTTTCGCCCCGGTCGAGCTGGATGGCCGCCTGCTGGTGGACGGCGGCATGGTCGACAACATCCCGGTGGACGTGGCCCGCGAAATGGGCGTGGACCTGGCCATCGTGGTCGACATCGGCACCCCGCTGCGCGACCGCAAGCAGCTGAGCACCGTGGTGGATGTGCTCAACCAGTCGATCACCCTGATGACCCGGCGCAATTCAGAGGAACAACTGGCCAGCCTGCACCGCGACGACATTCTCATCCAGCCGCAGCTGGCGGCCTTTGGCGTGACCGATTTCGGCCGGGCCCACGACATGATCGACGCCGGTTACCGCGCTACCCGCCTGCTCGACACACGGCTTGCCGCGCTGCGCCAGACCGAGGGCGATGCCGAACTGGCCGCAGCCCGCTCCCCCCGCCAACGCACGCCGGTCATTACCGCCATCCGCGTAGAGAACGATTCCAAGGTCAGCGATGACGTGATTCGTTACTACATTCGCCAGCCCATTGGTGAGCCGCTGGAACTCGACCGGCTGCAGACAGACATGGGCACGCTCTACGGGCTGGACTACTTCGACCGGGTGCAGTACCGCGTGGTGCACAAAGGCGAAGACAACACGCTGGTCATCAACGCCCGTGGCAAGCGGGGCGGCACCGACTACCTGCGCCTGGGCCTGAACCTGTCGGACGACCTGCGCGGCGACAGCGCCTTCAACCTGGGCGCCAGCTACCGCATGAACGGCATCAACCGGCTGGGTGCCGAATGGCTCACCCGCGCCCAGATCGGTGACCAGCAGGAGCTGTATAGCGAGTTCTACCAGCCACTGGATGTGGGTTCGCGCTATTTTGTGGCGCCCTACCTGGACTTTGGCTCGCAGAACATCGAGGCCACACTGGACGACGACCCGGTTGCCGAGTACCGCCTGCAGCGCTACGGGCTGGGCCTGAACGTCGGTCGGCAGATCGGCACCAGTGGCGAGGTGCGCCTGGGCGTGGGCAAGGCCTGGGGCGAGGCCGAGGTGCGCATCGGCGACCAGGACCTGCCCAAGGTGAGCTTCAACGAGGGCTTCTACGAGCTGAAGTATTCGTTCGACACGATGGACAACGTGTACTTCCCGCACAATGGCGAGGACATTGGCCTTACCCTGCGCAAGTACGACAAGTCACTGGATTCGGACGAGGATTACCGGCAATGGCTGATCAACCTCGACAAGGCCATCAGCAGCGGCCCGAATACCTTTGTACTGGGCGGGCGGTACGGGCGCACGCTGGATGCCACCGAGGTGGTGACGTCGAGCTTTGTAATTGGCGGCGCGCGGGAGCTGTCGGGCTTCCGCCAGGACTCGGTGTCAGGGCAGAACGTGAGCCTGATGCGGATGGTCTATTACCGGCGTTTGACGCCACGGGCTTATGTGCCGCTGGACTTCCCGCTGTACATCGGGGGGTCGCTGGAGCGCGGGCGGGCGTGGAACAATGACAATGAGTTCGACAGTGGCTATATCAATGCGGCGAGCATCTTTTTGGGGCTGGAGACGCCGCTTGGGCCGTTGAACCTGAGTTATGGGGCCAACAGTGCGCATGAGCAGGCGGTGTATCTGAACCTTGGGCATACCTTCTGA
- a CDS encoding AraC family transcriptional regulator gives MSERTTSASWASGIVKALELEGLDCRAMFKQLGLDFAALDDPDARFPQDAMTRLWLLAVELSGNEAIGLNMARVIRPASFHVVGYALMSSRTLAEGFERLVRYQRIIAESSDLSFELGPDGYSLILTVHGDHLPPTRHSAEASLACALALCKWLSGRPIQPRRVLVQGPQPKDVEPYKVAFHSPLVFSAPHDALVFERADMEAPLPTANEAMAILHDRFAGEYLARFSESRVTHRVRQVLCRILPQGEPKRETLAQALHLSQRTLQRRLQEEGTSFQQLLDDTRRELAEQYLAQPGMTLLETAYLLGFADPSNFYRAFRRWFDATPSEYRARLGGDCAPVSDARTPASATPAQ, from the coding sequence ATGAGTGAACGAACCACGTCAGCCAGTTGGGCATCAGGCATCGTCAAGGCTCTCGAACTTGAAGGGCTGGACTGCAGGGCCATGTTCAAGCAATTGGGCCTGGACTTTGCCGCCCTTGACGACCCGGATGCACGCTTCCCCCAGGACGCCATGACCCGGCTTTGGCTACTGGCGGTGGAGTTGTCGGGCAACGAGGCCATTGGCCTGAACATGGCGCGGGTGATTCGCCCGGCGTCGTTTCATGTGGTGGGTTATGCGCTGATGTCCAGCCGCACCCTGGCAGAAGGGTTCGAGCGGTTGGTGCGTTACCAGCGCATCATTGCCGAAAGCTCCGACCTGAGTTTTGAACTCGGCCCCGATGGCTATTCGTTGATTCTGACTGTACATGGCGACCACCTGCCGCCCACCCGGCACAGCGCGGAAGCTTCGCTGGCCTGTGCGCTGGCGCTGTGCAAGTGGCTCAGTGGCCGGCCGATTCAGCCACGTAGGGTGCTGGTGCAGGGGCCGCAACCCAAGGATGTGGAGCCGTACAAGGTCGCCTTCCATTCGCCACTGGTGTTCAGTGCACCCCACGATGCGCTGGTGTTCGAGCGTGCCGACATGGAAGCGCCGCTGCCGACCGCCAACGAAGCCATGGCCATTTTGCACGACCGCTTTGCCGGGGAGTATCTGGCGCGGTTCTCTGAAAGCCGGGTAACCCACCGGGTGCGCCAAGTGTTGTGCCGCATCCTGCCCCAGGGCGAACCCAAGCGCGAAACCCTGGCCCAGGCACTGCACCTGTCCCAGCGCACCTTGCAGCGGCGCCTGCAGGAAGAAGGCACCAGCTTTCAGCAGTTGCTGGACGACACCCGTCGCGAACTGGCCGAGCAGTACCTGGCCCAACCCGGCATGACCCTGCTGGAAACCGCCTACCTGCTGGGTTTTGCCGACCCGAGCAACTTCTACCGTGCCTTCCGCCGCTGGTTCGACGCCACGCCCAGCGAGTATCGCGCCCGCCTGGGAGGGGATTGCGCCCCTGTCAGTGACGCCAGAACGCCGGCATCAGCAACACCAGCACAGTGA
- a CDS encoding UDP-2,3-diacylglucosamine diphosphatase: MTHAELARPSRKQRVRTLWISDVHLGTRDCQAEHLSQFLKGYQADRIYLVGDIIDGWKLRSGIYWPQAHTNVIRRLLTMSKRGTEVIYVTGNHDEFLRRYSKLLLGNIQLVDEAEHLTADGRRLLVIHGDQFDVITRYHRWLAFLGDRAYEFTLVLNRWLNHWRARYGYGYWSLSAYLKHKVKGAVNFISDFEDAIAHECTRRGFHGVVCGHIHHAEIRKVGEVDYLNCGDWVESCTALIEHWDGSIELYRLADAQARQAQASAALREPA; the protein is encoded by the coding sequence ATGACCCATGCCGAACTCGCCCGCCCCTCGCGCAAGCAGCGCGTGCGCACCTTGTGGATTTCCGATGTGCACCTGGGCACCCGGGACTGCCAGGCCGAACACTTGTCGCAGTTTCTCAAGGGCTACCAGGCCGACCGCATCTACCTGGTCGGCGACATCATCGATGGCTGGAAGCTGCGCAGCGGCATCTACTGGCCGCAGGCGCACACCAATGTCATCCGCCGTTTGCTGACCATGAGCAAGCGTGGCACCGAGGTGATCTATGTCACCGGTAACCACGACGAGTTCCTGCGCCGCTATTCCAAATTGCTGCTCGGCAACATCCAGCTGGTGGACGAGGCTGAGCACCTGACCGCCGATGGCCGCAGGCTGTTGGTCATTCATGGCGACCAGTTCGATGTGATTACCCGCTACCACCGCTGGCTGGCCTTCCTCGGTGACCGGGCCTATGAATTCACCCTGGTGCTCAACCGCTGGCTCAACCATTGGCGTGCCCGGTATGGCTACGGCTATTGGTCGCTGTCGGCCTACCTCAAGCACAAGGTCAAGGGCGCAGTGAACTTCATCAGCGATTTCGAGGATGCCATTGCCCACGAATGCACCCGCCGGGGCTTTCATGGGGTGGTGTGCGGGCATATCCACCATGCCGAGATTCGCAAGGTGGGCGAGGTGGACTACCTCAATTGCGGGGATTGGGTGGAATCATGCACCGCCTTGATCGAGCACTGGGACGGCAGCATTGAGCTGTACCGGCTGGCAGACGCCCAGGCCCGCCAGGCCCAGGCAAGTGCGGCATTGAGAGAACCCGCCTAA
- a CDS encoding DMT family transporter, producing the protein MNHRTALGALHIGALFFGLTGVFGKLAASATPAIIVFGRAAFAVLALALFAGLARQGWHRLTGADIRRLLLGGVLLAGHWVSFFIAVKVGGVAIATLGFASFPAFTVILEGLLFRERIRRNEAVLVLLVSIGLVLVTPSFDLASEATGGLLWALLSGLLFSLLSLTNRAGSGRVPAVQAALWQNLVVGLCLLPFAAPGLSAVQPMDWLWIALLGIFCTGVAHSLFVASLAVIKARTAAVVFGMEPVYGIAVAWLVFAETPTLRMLLGGALIIFAIVLSSRLAADHPPKQPALAESA; encoded by the coding sequence ATGAACCACCGCACAGCCCTGGGCGCCCTGCACATCGGCGCGCTGTTCTTCGGCCTGACCGGCGTCTTCGGCAAACTGGCCGCCAGCGCCACCCCGGCCATCATCGTGTTCGGCCGCGCCGCCTTTGCCGTGCTGGCCCTGGCCCTGTTTGCCGGCCTGGCCCGCCAGGGCTGGCACCGCCTGACCGGCGCCGACATTCGCCGTCTGCTGCTGGGTGGCGTGCTGCTGGCCGGGCACTGGGTGAGCTTTTTCATTGCCGTGAAGGTTGGTGGCGTGGCCATCGCCACGCTGGGCTTCGCCAGCTTCCCGGCTTTTACCGTAATCCTCGAAGGCCTGCTGTTCCGCGAACGCATCCGCCGCAACGAAGCCGTGCTGGTGCTTCTGGTGAGCATTGGCCTGGTGCTGGTGACACCGTCGTTTGACCTGGCCAGCGAGGCCACCGGCGGCCTGCTCTGGGCGTTGCTGTCAGGGCTGTTGTTCTCGCTGCTGTCACTGACCAACCGCGCCGGCTCCGGCCGGGTACCCGCCGTGCAGGCGGCGCTGTGGCAAAACCTGGTGGTGGGCCTGTGCCTGCTGCCCTTCGCCGCACCGGGCCTGAGCGCCGTGCAGCCGATGGACTGGCTGTGGATCGCCCTTTTGGGCATTTTCTGCACCGGCGTTGCGCACAGCCTGTTCGTTGCCAGCCTGGCGGTGATCAAGGCCCGCACCGCGGCGGTGGTGTTTGGCATGGAGCCGGTCTACGGCATCGCCGTGGCCTGGCTGGTATTTGCCGAAACGCCCACCTTGCGCATGTTGCTGGGCGGCGCGCTGATCATCTTCGCCATCGTGCTGTCCAGCCGCCTGGCGGCGGATCACCCACCCAAGCAGCCCGCCCTGGCCGAAAGCGCCTGA
- a CDS encoding SelT/SelW/SelH family protein, which yields MANSKPEIVITYCTQCQWLLRAAWLAQELLSTFADDLGRVALEPGTGGIFRITCDGVQLWERKADGGFPEAKVLKQRVRDQIDPQRDLGHNDR from the coding sequence ATGGCCAACAGCAAACCGGAAATCGTCATCACCTACTGCACCCAGTGCCAATGGCTGCTGCGCGCGGCCTGGCTGGCGCAGGAACTGCTCAGCACCTTTGCCGATGACCTTGGCCGGGTGGCGCTGGAGCCGGGCACTGGCGGCATCTTCCGTATCACCTGCGATGGCGTGCAGCTGTGGGAGCGCAAGGCCGATGGCGGCTTCCCGGAGGCCAAGGTGCTCAAGCAGCGGGTGCGTGACCAGATCGACCCGCAGCGCGACCTGGGCCACAACGACCGCTGA
- a CDS encoding helix-turn-helix transcriptional regulator — MSAGPILSLRHYRDGLIAHSHEHPQLVFGLRGKLDFDVQGHGARVDRQGLMVVPAGAHHACASNAGSDCLVLDVPGEQWLREQLGEHAEASRRLLDQPVAVALDNRQQQLVDWLAASPVDDPLIARQGAVLLLASLNPTASGIVTPSHRLPYAAFDAYIEQHAAYPLQVADLARIAGLSSARLHARFTAESGMTPMDYIRQRRLLKARQLVVQTALPMGEIAAQVGYGSQSAFSAAMLRAFGCTPMGLRRESGDK; from the coding sequence ATGTCTGCCGGCCCGATTCTGTCCCTGCGCCATTACCGCGATGGCCTGATTGCCCATAGCCACGAACACCCGCAACTGGTGTTCGGCCTGCGCGGCAAACTGGATTTCGACGTGCAAGGGCATGGCGCGCGGGTTGACCGGCAGGGGCTGATGGTGGTGCCGGCCGGTGCCCACCACGCCTGTGCCAGTAATGCGGGCAGCGATTGCCTGGTGCTGGATGTGCCGGGCGAGCAGTGGCTGCGTGAGCAATTGGGTGAGCATGCCGAGGCCAGCAGGCGGCTGCTCGACCAGCCTGTGGCCGTAGCACTGGATAACCGCCAACAGCAACTGGTGGACTGGCTGGCGGCCAGCCCGGTGGACGACCCGTTGATTGCCCGGCAAGGCGCGGTGTTGTTGCTGGCCAGCCTCAACCCGACGGCCTCGGGGATCGTCACGCCCAGCCATCGCCTGCCTTACGCGGCGTTTGACGCCTACATCGAGCAACATGCAGCCTACCCGCTACAGGTGGCGGACCTGGCGCGTATTGCCGGGTTGTCCAGTGCGCGGCTGCATGCGCGGTTCACGGCCGAGAGCGGGATGACGCCGATGGATTACATTCGCCAGCGGCGGCTGCTGAAGGCGCGGCAGCTGGTGGTGCAGACGGCGCTGCCAATGGGCGAGATTGCGGCGCAGGTTGGTTATGGTTCGCAGAGTGCGTTTTCAGCGGCGATGTTGCGGGCGTTCGGGTGTACGCCAATGGGGTTGCGGCGCGAGTCTGGCGACAAATGA
- a CDS encoding DUF962 domain-containing protein: protein MHSTAQFRSFAEFYPYYLGEHSNTTCRRLHFVGTSLVIALLAYTIGSGKWLLLLAVPLFGYGFAWVGHFFYEKNKPATFKHPWYSLIGDFVMFRDILLGRISL from the coding sequence ATGCACAGCACCGCGCAGTTTCGCAGTTTTGCCGAGTTCTACCCCTACTACCTGGGCGAGCACAGCAACACCACGTGCCGACGCCTGCATTTCGTCGGCACCAGCCTGGTGATCGCATTGCTGGCCTACACGATTGGCAGCGGCAAGTGGCTGCTTTTGCTGGCGGTGCCCCTGTTCGGCTATGGGTTCGCCTGGGTAGGGCACTTCTTTTATGAAAAGAACAAACCGGCCACCTTCAAGCACCCGTGGTACAGCCTGATTGGTGACTTCGTGATGTTCCGCGATATTCTGCTGGGCAGAATCAGCCTTTAG